The region GTGAACTTCAGGGGCCATTTCTAATAAATTATATTTTTGTTCTTTCATAACCCAATTTGTTACAGTTTCATCCAGGGTTCCAAAAATCATTTGCCTTACGAGCGGGATGTTCAGATCATCACGAAATACTTTTTCTTTTGTGCCCTCTTTAATGATGTCATCCATAACCGACAAATAAGGCTTGAGAATATTATTAATTTCCAGCCGCAATTCGCTGTTCGACTGCCTTAGTTCCAACTGTGTGACAATCGCCAGGTGGTGGTCGCTGGCAAGCTGGCTGAAATGCATCCGGATAAGGGTGAGCAGTTTCTCATCTGCATTTTGCTTCTGATTGATGCCCTCGGCAATTTGTTCGATAAACTGTCCCATCTTCTCCTTAAAAACAGATACAAGAATATCCTCTTTATTTTTAAAATACAGGTAAATGGTGCCGTCTGCAACCCCGGCCTTTTTTGCAATTTTCGATACTTGTGAAGCATGGTAACCATTTTCGGCAATCACTTCAACAGCTGCTTCAATAATTTGATTGTATTTAGGTTTATTTTTCTTCATGAGAATTCTCCTTACAGGAATCCCTTGTACTAATATGAATGAACAATCATTCATATTTTATTGTACAAATACTCAACTGTTATGTCAATATAGTTTGTCCAGCAATTATACAAAAAAAGAGTATAAGACACTCAAATCGTATTGCTGTTCTGTTCCATTTTTTCTCTTTCTTCATCAACCAGTTTTCTCCGCAGTATTTTCCCGACAGCCGTTTTTGGCAACTCTTCCCTGTACTCATAAAGCCTTGGAACTTTAAATGAAGCCAGATTTTTCCTGCAATACTCATTTAATTCTTCTTCCGTTACTTCACTTCCGGTTTTTAGAACAATGTAGGCTTTTACCGTTTCACCGCGGTATGCATCCGGAATACCGGCTACAACAGTCTCCTGAATCGCCTCATGCTCATAAAGTACTTCCTCGACTTCTCTCGGATAAATATTATATCCACCAGCGATAATCATATCTTTTTTCCGGTCAACAATGTAAAAATAGCCCTCTTCATCCATATATCCCATATCACCGGTAAACATCCAACCATCTTTTAAAACATTATCCGTTTCTTCCTGATTACCCCAATAACCTTTCATCACTTGCGGTCCTTTTACAGCCAATTCACCAACCTCACCAATAGCTGCTTCCTCGGATGTTTCCATATTCACGATTTTGCAATCCGTATCGGGCCACGGAACACCAATACTACCGTTAACTCTGTCGGTCCAGACAAAATTGGAATGCGTTACGGGGGAAGTTTCCGTTAGTCCATAGCCCTCAACCAAACGTCCGCCCGTTATCTTTTCAAACTGTTCCTGAATTTCAGCAGGCAATGGCGCAGATCCACTGATACAGGCTTCTATTGATGACAAATCATATTTTTTAAGATCCGGATGATTCAGCAATCCGATATATATGGTTGGTGCACCCGGAAATAATGTCGGCTTTTGTTTATGAATCGTTTTCAGAACTTCTTTCGCATCAAATTTTGGAAGCAATATCATTTTTGAGCCGTACATCATGGATATATTCATAACCGTTGTCATTCCGTATACATGGAAAAACGGCAGCACGCCCAATACAACTTGTTCAGATGGGTTCATTCTGTACAGCCATGCATTACACATTTGACAGTTGGCAACCAGATTATGATGCGTCAGCATAACCCCTTTTGGATGCCCTGTGGTCCCGCCTGTATACTGTAATAATGCAAGATCTTCAATTGGGTCCACCTCTACAGGAAAATAATTTTCCTCCGATTGATCGATTATGTTTTGCCAGATGTGTGTATCGTCAGTTTGTTCTATTTTGACGACCATATTATATTGTTTCTTTTGGATAATCGGGTAAATCTTATTTTTAGGAAAAGGCAGGTAATCTTTTATTCCTGCAACAATCGTATGCTTCAATTTTGTATTTCCTCTGACATTTGTAACACGTGGGAGCAATATATCCAGACAGACAATAAATGTTGCACCTGAATCATTTAACTGGTATTCCAGTTCTCTTTCTTTATACAACGGATTTGTCTGAACAACCGTCCCTCCGGCCATTAATGTTCCATAATAGCTGATAACCCCCTGGGGACAATTGGGCAGCATAATTGCCACACGGTCACCTTTTTCAAGACCCAGTGATTGCAGATACCGCGCCATCTTTTTAGACGCTGTATAAACTTCTGCGAATGTCATTTCATTCCCCATAAAATGAAGCGCTTTCTTTTCAGCGTTTAATTCAGCAGATCTTGCTAAAAAGGTATGCAGCGGTTTATCATCATAGGTTAATGAGGTCGAAATTTCTTTCGGATAATGACGATACCAGGGCTTTCTATCCATTTTATTCCTCCTCCTTTTTACCTCCATACATTCATTATACCGATTAATTAGTATTTTTTGAAATTTTTTCATCATTTTTTGATGATATTTTTTGTACTGATCATTATCCCGCATTATATATGAGTTCAATTCTTCATTATTTTTTCCATATACAGCTCTTATATTAAATATATGATACCGACAACCGCAAAAATAACCGCTACAACCACTAATATTTTGGCTAACGTTTGCAATATATCCAATTTATTCTCCCCTATCCAATGCTGGCTCCAATAACAAATGACAACCCTACTGAAATCATCATGGATATGAAACCGATAGCTCTGTTGTCCTGACCAATCTCCTTGTCCACATTAATTGTTGGTGTTAAGAATTCAAATATGAAATAGCCGAGCAGCAATAACAAAAATCCAAACACGCCCCATCCGATACTCTGCAGCAATGTGTCGTTGTGCTCAATGGAGTAACGGAAAATAGTCGCGATGCCAAAAATTTTTCCCCCGGTAGCCAATGCTACGGCAATGTTTCCATTTCTGATTTCCTGCCAGTTCTTATAGGATGTTACCACTTCAAATACAGCAAGAAAAACAATCGTGCATAAAATGACTACGCTGTATCTTGCTGCAATTTCCACAAAGATATTCTCCCAGAACCCGGTCATGAACAGATTTCCCCTTTCCGATTAGCTCAGCTTCAGTATCGTTGCACCACTGCCTCCTTCACCCGCGGAACCTGCCCTTGCATCAGCTATCCTTGGGTGTTTTCTGGCAAACTCACTGACACCTTTTCTTAAAGCCCCGGTTCCTTTACCGTGTATAATGGATACTTGCGGGTATCCGGCAAGCAGTGCATCATCGATGTATTTTTCAAGCTGTAATAATGCCTCTTCATACCGTTCTCCTCTTAAATCGAGCTCGGTTTTCACATGGTAATTCGATCCTTTTACCGTTGCAAGGGGCTTTTCCGATACCTTACTTTTTTTACTTACAAGCTTCAGTTCATCCCGTTTCACTTTGACTTTCATGATTCCGACCTGGACATAATA is a window of Virgibacillus ihumii DNA encoding:
- a CDS encoding TetR/AcrR family transcriptional regulator codes for the protein MKKNKPKYNQIIEAAVEVIAENGYHASQVSKIAKKAGVADGTIYLYFKNKEDILVSVFKEKMGQFIEQIAEGINQKQNADEKLLTLIRMHFSQLASDHHLAIVTQLELRQSNSELRLEINNILKPYLSVMDDIIKEGTKEKVFRDDLNIPLVRQMIFGTLDETVTNWVMKEQKYNLLEMAPEVHRLLTHGLSDK
- a CDS encoding AMP-binding protein, which encodes MDRKPWYRHYPKEISTSLTYDDKPLHTFLARSAELNAEKKALHFMGNEMTFAEVYTASKKMARYLQSLGLEKGDRVAIMLPNCPQGVISYYGTLMAGGTVVQTNPLYKERELEYQLNDSGATFIVCLDILLPRVTNVRGNTKLKHTIVAGIKDYLPFPKNKIYPIIQKKQYNMVVKIEQTDDTHIWQNIIDQSEENYFPVEVDPIEDLALLQYTGGTTGHPKGVMLTHHNLVANCQMCNAWLYRMNPSEQVVLGVLPFFHVYGMTTVMNISMMYGSKMILLPKFDAKEVLKTIHKQKPTLFPGAPTIYIGLLNHPDLKKYDLSSIEACISGSAPLPAEIQEQFEKITGGRLVEGYGLTETSPVTHSNFVWTDRVNGSIGVPWPDTDCKIVNMETSEEAAIGEVGELAVKGPQVMKGYWGNQEETDNVLKDGWMFTGDMGYMDEEGYFYIVDRKKDMIIAGGYNIYPREVEEVLYEHEAIQETVVAGIPDAYRGETVKAYIVLKTGSEVTEEELNEYCRKNLASFKVPRLYEYREELPKTAVGKILRRKLVDEEREKMEQNSNTI
- a CDS encoding DUF350 domain-containing protein — protein: MTGFWENIFVEIAARYSVVILCTIVFLAVFEVVTSYKNWQEIRNGNIAVALATGGKIFGIATIFRYSIEHNDTLLQSIGWGVFGFLLLLLGYFIFEFLTPTINVDKEIGQDNRAIGFISMMISVGLSFVIGASIG